One genomic segment of Chitinophaga sancti includes these proteins:
- a CDS encoding DUF983 domain-containing protein: MCAEKIEKQPNLFLSIWKNRCPACRKGKLFKTDNAYDLKHFTEMNDRCPVCGEDLQREIGFYFGTGYVSYALTVAISVATFVAWWVLLGFSLYDNRIFWWIGVNAVLLILLQPPIMRISRTIWLAFFVGYNPEIKTGHYHH; this comes from the coding sequence ATGTGTGCAGAAAAAATCGAGAAACAGCCTAATTTATTCCTTAGCATCTGGAAAAACAGATGCCCAGCCTGCCGTAAAGGAAAGCTCTTTAAGACGGATAATGCATATGATCTGAAGCACTTTACAGAAATGAACGATAGATGCCCGGTGTGTGGAGAAGATCTGCAAAGGGAAATAGGGTTCTATTTTGGAACCGGTTATGTAAGTTATGCCCTCACCGTAGCGATCAGTGTGGCTACCTTTGTGGCCTGGTGGGTACTCCTTGGGTTTTCCCTCTATGATAACAGAATTTTCTGGTGGATTGGTGTGAATGCGGTGTTACTGATCCTTTTGCAGCCACCTATCATGCGCATATCCAGAACCATCTGGCTGGCATTCTTTGTCGGGTATAATCCTGAAATAAAAACAGGACACTATCACCACTAA
- a CDS encoding Crp/Fnr family transcriptional regulator: MKKDKPGCDVATCMFCKLCVPEWKPAIQAHKQTYTVKKGGLLFKEGEPVQGIYFLYSGSVKVHKHWGEEKELIVRFARKGDIVGHRGVGTTLLYPVSATALEAVEVCFIPIDFFQTSLKVNHDFLYAMMLFYATELQESEQKMRNLVNMPVKGRVAYALLLLLEKFGQDAEGNIDLILSRQDLASYTGTTYETAFRVMSELIQEQAIAVSGKSIAVTDTAKLQVYSQLQ; the protein is encoded by the coding sequence ATGAAGAAAGATAAACCAGGTTGCGACGTCGCCACCTGTATGTTTTGTAAGCTTTGTGTACCCGAATGGAAACCTGCAATACAGGCACACAAACAAACCTATACTGTCAAAAAAGGAGGATTATTATTTAAGGAAGGCGAACCGGTACAGGGCATTTACTTTTTGTATAGTGGTTCTGTAAAAGTGCATAAGCACTGGGGAGAGGAGAAGGAATTGATAGTCCGCTTTGCCCGCAAGGGAGACATTGTTGGTCATCGGGGAGTGGGTACAACCTTACTTTACCCTGTATCGGCTACCGCGCTGGAAGCTGTGGAAGTTTGTTTTATCCCCATTGATTTTTTCCAGACTTCGCTAAAGGTCAACCATGATTTTCTGTATGCTATGATGCTCTTCTATGCCACTGAACTCCAGGAGTCAGAGCAGAAAATGCGGAACCTGGTGAATATGCCGGTGAAGGGAAGAGTAGCGTATGCCCTGTTATTATTATTGGAAAAATTTGGGCAGGATGCCGAGGGGAATATAGACCTGATATTAAGCAGACAGGATCTGGCTTCTTATACAGGTACCACGTACGAAACGGCTTTCAGGGTGATGAGTGAACTGATACAGGAGCAGGCCATCGCTGTATCCGGCAAGAGCATAGCCGTGACAGATACCGCGAAGCTGCAGGTGTATTCCCAGTTACAATAG
- a CDS encoding response regulator transcription factor: MIKVIVVEDHPIMVEGLKNILRSDLTINVIGDYGNGKSVLQALEEKEHPDVILMDVNLPDVSGINLTTEIKKKYEDIKIIALSVHDEQPVIHSMLHNGASGYVLKNALGNEIIKAINTVMDGEEYLCTSTREALKSADQDLLKAIPRITRREKEILQLIGKGLTTIQIAEQLFISTHTVESHRKNLMEKFGVNNTTSVVKLAAEYKLL, encoded by the coding sequence ATGATAAAGGTTATAGTTGTTGAAGACCACCCCATTATGGTGGAAGGACTGAAGAACATACTACGTTCTGACCTGACCATTAATGTGATCGGGGATTATGGCAATGGAAAAAGTGTACTACAGGCATTGGAAGAAAAGGAGCACCCGGATGTCATTCTCATGGATGTAAACCTTCCGGATGTGAGTGGCATAAACCTGACCACTGAAATAAAAAAGAAATACGAGGATATCAAGATCATCGCTCTCAGCGTACATGATGAGCAACCTGTGATTCACAGTATGCTACATAACGGGGCCAGTGGATATGTGTTGAAAAATGCGCTGGGTAATGAAATCATCAAAGCTATCAATACTGTGATGGATGGAGAAGAATACCTTTGTACAAGTACCCGCGAAGCACTGAAAAGCGCTGATCAGGACCTGCTCAAAGCCATCCCCCGTATTACCCGCCGTGAAAAGGAGATCCTCCAGCTCATAGGCAAGGGGCTCACTACTATTCAGATAGCAGAACAATTATTTATCAGTACCCATACAGTAGAAAGCCATCGTAAGAACCTGATGGAAAAATTCGGTGTGAACAATACGACTTCGGTTGTAAAACTCGCTGCTGAATACAAACTATTGTAA
- the cobA gene encoding uroporphyrinogen-III C-methyltransferase produces MAKLSLVGAGPGDPELITLKAINVLKQADVILYDALVNEALLSYARPDAVLRFVGKRYGCHSLSQQEINHLIVEYAFSHGHVVRLKGGDPFVFGRAGEEIAAANAAGIPVDVIPGISSALAAAESQMIPLTSRGVTESFWVTTGTTLTGDISGDIELAARSTATVIILMAMSRLEAIMEIFSKHGKKDLPVAIIQEATTGRDKMVLGTVKDIYYKAHHEGMANPAVIVVGEVVRLRNITAKVQALIKKKNDEER; encoded by the coding sequence ATGGCAAAATTATCCCTGGTAGGTGCTGGTCCGGGTGATCCGGAACTAATTACGCTAAAGGCCATTAATGTTTTAAAACAGGCAGATGTAATATTATATGATGCGTTGGTGAACGAGGCTTTGCTGAGTTATGCCCGGCCGGATGCAGTGCTGCGTTTTGTAGGCAAGCGATATGGATGCCATTCTTTGTCTCAGCAGGAGATCAACCACCTGATCGTAGAGTATGCTTTTAGCCACGGGCATGTAGTAAGACTGAAAGGGGGGGACCCTTTTGTATTTGGCCGTGCAGGTGAAGAAATTGCAGCAGCGAATGCCGCAGGTATACCAGTGGACGTTATTCCCGGTATTTCCAGTGCGCTGGCAGCGGCGGAATCACAGATGATTCCATTGACCAGCAGGGGGGTGACCGAAAGCTTTTGGGTAACAACCGGCACTACACTGACCGGCGATATTTCAGGAGATATTGAACTGGCAGCCCGATCGACTGCTACTGTGATTATATTAATGGCGATGAGCAGACTGGAAGCCATCATGGAAATCTTTTCCAAGCATGGTAAGAAGGATCTGCCGGTGGCCATCATACAGGAAGCCACTACAGGCAGGGATAAAATGGTACTCGGTACCGTAAAGGATATCTATTATAAAGCACATCATGAAGGAATGGCAAATCCAGCTGTGATAGTAGTCGGAGAAGTAGTACGTTTGCGTAACATAACTGCCAAAGTGCAGGCGTTGATCAAAAAGAAGAACGATGAAGAAAGATAA
- a CDS encoding ATP-binding protein → MLLIANSVFITSCSRSKPTYLDSLQNAIRRVPDEASRVELFLRLAKKLQTTDSALAFSYIQQALKLEEKRDNKLGIASAHLALGEWYRTYHDPQEAEKYLILAKEALKKDTARESRKLMAMTRINLAMVMGDKSYTQLQVEEYLKAIPVLEQLNEPKILGGTYQSLGDIFFNKAQYKTATTYYNKSLDTYADSAAFTEDIISRHLNLSSCMFYLDSLSQMQQHLADAKKKLDSMPGDSSNLWASWFDYQGQLDQKHQMYVHATTMFNSGLSIARRYQDNTTICQNLYSLAKLYNRLGQYDIAMSFMNEYTTLASSLRDYPLHMLALDLMADIAYKQSNSDQGYRFLRQYITLSDSMQEQEVTAKLHELETQFQTSEKERRILQLQHENERQEFALQKNRLLISLMIVIMISLLVVAGLSYLFYRNGRKLLTQQEQLHQFEVDRIRQEHHISLLSAMLEGQEQERTRLARDLHDGLGGLLSGIKLELSTIPTIDDIEIKHDKVNNTLQRLDGAMDELRRIARSMMPEILIKYGLGEATVEYCRGLKKTGVNNIVCQVYNFHTDSMKHTRQVVLYRIMQELVNNAIKHADASQILVLLQQTGDTIFLTIEDDGAGFDTTQGNKLKGAGLANIQARVDFLGGKMEIQSEIGTGTTITIECATSEKNDA, encoded by the coding sequence ATGCTGTTAATAGCTAACAGCGTATTTATCACCAGCTGCTCCAGGTCCAAACCGACCTATCTGGATAGTCTTCAGAATGCCATTCGTCGGGTACCTGACGAAGCATCAAGAGTGGAATTATTCCTCCGGCTTGCAAAAAAATTGCAAACCACCGACAGCGCTTTAGCCTTCTCTTACATACAACAGGCACTTAAACTGGAAGAAAAACGGGACAACAAGCTCGGCATCGCCAGTGCTCATCTGGCCCTGGGTGAATGGTACCGCACGTACCACGACCCTCAGGAAGCGGAAAAGTACCTGATCCTGGCCAAAGAGGCCCTCAAAAAGGACACAGCCAGGGAAAGCCGCAAGCTCATGGCCATGACACGGATCAATCTCGCCATGGTCATGGGCGACAAAAGCTATACCCAGCTACAGGTAGAAGAATACCTGAAAGCCATCCCCGTACTCGAACAGCTTAATGAGCCCAAAATACTGGGGGGCACCTATCAGAGCCTGGGGGATATCTTCTTTAATAAGGCACAATACAAAACCGCCACTACTTATTATAATAAGAGCCTGGATACCTACGCAGATTCTGCAGCGTTTACGGAAGATATCATCAGCCGTCACCTGAACCTGTCCAGTTGTATGTTTTACCTGGATAGCCTGTCGCAGATGCAACAACACCTCGCAGACGCCAAGAAGAAACTGGACTCCATGCCTGGCGACTCTTCCAACCTGTGGGCTTCCTGGTTCGATTACCAGGGGCAACTGGATCAGAAGCACCAGATGTATGTACATGCTACTACGATGTTCAATAGCGGATTGTCCATCGCCCGGCGCTACCAGGACAATACTACAATCTGTCAGAACCTTTATTCCCTGGCCAAATTGTACAACCGCCTGGGCCAGTATGATATAGCCATGTCATTCATGAATGAATATACCACGCTGGCGTCTTCCCTCAGGGATTACCCACTGCACATGCTGGCGCTGGACCTCATGGCGGATATTGCTTACAAACAAAGTAATTCAGATCAGGGCTACCGTTTCCTGAGACAATATATTACCCTTTCCGATAGTATGCAGGAGCAGGAAGTCACGGCCAAACTGCACGAACTGGAAACCCAGTTCCAGACCTCTGAAAAGGAAAGGCGCATACTGCAACTGCAACATGAAAACGAAAGACAGGAATTTGCCCTGCAAAAAAACAGGTTGTTGATTTCCCTGATGATCGTGATTATGATTTCGTTATTAGTCGTTGCAGGTTTGAGTTATCTGTTCTACCGAAATGGCCGCAAACTCCTCACACAACAGGAGCAACTGCACCAGTTCGAAGTAGACCGCATCCGCCAGGAACACCACATTTCCCTTTTGAGCGCCATGCTCGAAGGGCAGGAACAGGAACGTACCCGACTGGCCAGAGATCTGCACGATGGATTGGGTGGGTTGTTATCTGGTATCAAACTTGAGCTATCTACCATCCCTACCATAGATGATATTGAGATCAAGCATGACAAAGTAAACAACACACTACAACGACTGGACGGCGCCATGGACGAATTGCGTCGTATAGCGCGTAGCATGATGCCTGAAATCCTGATTAAATATGGACTGGGTGAAGCAACAGTAGAATACTGCCGTGGCCTTAAAAAGACCGGAGTTAATAATATCGTCTGCCAGGTATACAACTTCCATACAGATAGTATGAAACATACCCGCCAGGTTGTACTTTACAGAATTATGCAGGAGCTGGTCAACAATGCTATCAAGCATGCCGACGCCTCCCAGATCCTCGTACTCCTTCAGCAAACCGGCGATACCATCTTTCTCACAATAGAAGATGATGGTGCCGGCTTTGACACCACGCAGGGAAATAAGCTGAAAGGCGCAGGCCTCGCCAATATTCAGGCCCGTGTAGACTTCCTCGGTGGAAAAATGGAAATTCAATCAGAAATAGGAACAGGAACCACCATCACAATCGAATGTGCAACAAGCGAAAAAAATGATGCATGA
- a CDS encoding helix-turn-helix transcriptional regulator, whose amino-acid sequence MARATIPVYDVCTIDKNGQPLHLMVEDFAGYLDKHYQARHHPHRHAFYHLVMFTKGSGSHTIDFVKFDVQPFQIYFMVPGQVHSWDFTSRTDGYIIHFAADFFRSFLLNPNYLDQFSFFSGNSQQSVCELPGYVHPEVTELFEKLLREANQHPQLNLDMICLRLLELFITVERHTSRGGPTALTLHTSMQLRNFQQLINQYFRTKRLPKDYAALLYITPNHLNALCRELLGKTAGDVIRDRILLEAKRLLTNADMSILEIAYDLNFKDNSYFTRFFRNYEGITPEEFRKKYITQ is encoded by the coding sequence ATGGCTCGCGCTACAATACCGGTTTACGACGTTTGTACCATCGACAAAAACGGGCAACCGTTGCACCTTATGGTAGAAGACTTTGCCGGTTACCTCGACAAACACTACCAGGCAAGGCATCATCCGCACAGGCACGCCTTCTATCACCTGGTGATGTTTACAAAAGGTAGCGGATCCCACACCATCGACTTTGTCAAATTCGATGTTCAGCCCTTCCAGATCTACTTCATGGTACCAGGACAGGTACACAGCTGGGACTTTACAAGCCGTACAGACGGGTATATTATACATTTCGCCGCCGACTTCTTCCGCTCATTCCTGCTCAATCCAAACTACCTGGACCAGTTCAGCTTTTTCAGTGGCAACAGTCAGCAATCCGTTTGCGAGTTGCCGGGTTACGTTCACCCTGAAGTGACCGAGCTGTTCGAAAAACTGCTGCGGGAAGCAAATCAGCATCCCCAACTCAATTTGGACATGATCTGCCTGCGGTTGCTGGAGCTATTCATTACCGTAGAGCGACATACCTCCCGGGGGGGACCCACTGCCCTGACATTGCACACTTCCATGCAGCTCCGCAACTTCCAACAGCTGATCAATCAGTACTTCCGTACTAAAAGACTGCCAAAAGATTATGCCGCTTTGTTGTACATAACGCCTAACCATCTCAATGCATTGTGCAGAGAATTGTTGGGTAAAACAGCCGGCGACGTCATCCGCGACAGGATCCTCCTGGAAGCTAAACGCCTGCTAACCAACGCGGACATGAGTATATTGGAAATCGCGTACGATCTCAACTTTAAAGACAACTCTTACTTCACCCGTTTCTTTAGAAATTACGAAGGGATCACTCCCGAAGAATTCAGAAAGAAATACATTACTCAATAA